A DNA window from Desulfovibrionales bacterium contains the following coding sequences:
- the nuoB gene encoding NADH-quinone oxidoreductase subunit NuoB: MLKELVARCKLGYGTIPFPAKEPILPDRYRGCPVVDTARCPGQCRVCAEVCPTSAVKVSADGLHLDLGRCLFCGECETACPVNAIRFSREYRMAARRRQDMVLPGTGTGTARSLDARMKRLLGRALRLRQVSAGGCNACEADTNVLTTVVFDLGRFGIQFVASPRHADGILVTGPVTENMKPALIKTYEAVPAPKIVIAVGACAIAGGPYAGHKEVHDGVEGILPVDLYIPGCPPHPIVILDGLLRLLGRIGK, translated from the coding sequence ATGCTCAAGGAGCTAGTTGCGCGATGTAAGCTGGGATACGGCACGATTCCCTTCCCCGCGAAAGAACCGATATTGCCGGACCGTTACCGGGGATGCCCGGTAGTGGATACAGCGCGGTGCCCCGGACAGTGCCGGGTCTGCGCGGAAGTCTGCCCCACGAGCGCGGTAAAGGTATCAGCAGATGGTCTGCATCTCGATCTCGGGCGATGTCTCTTTTGCGGGGAATGTGAAACTGCATGTCCCGTGAATGCGATCCGTTTTTCCCGGGAATACCGCATGGCTGCCAGACGGCGGCAAGACATGGTTCTACCGGGTACAGGTACGGGGACTGCCCGGTCCCTTGATGCCCGAATGAAACGTCTGCTTGGCCGGGCGCTGCGGCTGAGGCAGGTAAGCGCCGGCGGATGCAATGCCTGCGAGGCGGACACGAATGTGCTCACTACCGTTGTCTTCGACCTTGGTCGTTTCGGTATTCAGTTTGTCGCCTCACCACGCCATGCAGATGGAATCCTCGTGACCGGCCCGGTGACGGAGAATATGAAGCCGGCTTTAATAAAAACCTATGAAGCGGTTCCTGCACCGAAAATTGTCATTGCCGTGGGCGCCTGCGCCATTGCGGGCGGACCCTATGCCGGACACAAAGAAGTGCATGACGGTGTGGAAGGTATCCTTCCTGTCGATCTGTACATTCCCGGTTGCCCGCCGCATCCCATTGTGATCCTGGATGGCCTGTTACGCCTTCTGGGGCGTATCGGAAAGTAG
- a CDS encoding NADH-quinone oxidoreductase subunit C, producing the protein MESKRFLRAYNSCPVGLRDIPLVSTAEFRETVVRSVADGARLAALFGRPHGPNTLRLLAVLARSREGALFIVETEVSDCYPSLTVDCPQAHWFEREMAEQWGVRPLGHPWLKPIRFHYSYRPGYDAWARSATEAIQPSVTDFFQVAGEEVHDVAVGPVHAGIIEPGHFRFQCHGENVYHLEISLGYQHRGVERAMLGGPTSRSAHYMETLAGDTSVGHMTAYCQAIEALQGCIVPARAYALRAVALEIERLANHTGDLGALAGDVGYLPTAAHCGRLRGDFLNLTALLCGNRFGRGLVRPGGVVFDLDADQAKLLLEKIGRIYNNVTTAVDLLWKTPSVVGRFEKTGRVLRQTCEDLGLVGPAARACGLERDVRYEFPSGIYALSHIPIALGETGDVFARAYVRWLEIQRSVAFIQKQMEMLPGGPIRAATGELPPERLVVSLTEGWRGEICHVAVTDVEGRFAHYKVVDPSFHNWMGLAMALRDQQISDFPLCNKSFNLSYCGHDL; encoded by the coding sequence ATGGAATCAAAGCGCTTTCTTCGCGCCTATAATAGCTGCCCGGTGGGTCTCCGCGATATACCGCTCGTTTCCACCGCTGAATTTAGAGAAACCGTGGTTCGCAGTGTGGCCGACGGCGCACGCCTTGCTGCCCTTTTTGGGAGGCCGCATGGGCCGAACACGCTTCGCCTTCTGGCCGTACTGGCCCGGAGCCGCGAAGGAGCGCTCTTTATTGTCGAGACCGAAGTCTCCGATTGCTATCCGTCGCTTACCGTTGACTGTCCGCAGGCCCACTGGTTCGAACGGGAGATGGCCGAACAATGGGGAGTGCGGCCTTTGGGACACCCCTGGCTGAAGCCCATACGGTTCCACTATTCCTACCGCCCGGGTTACGACGCCTGGGCGCGTTCCGCCACTGAGGCCATTCAGCCCTCGGTGACCGACTTTTTCCAGGTTGCCGGCGAAGAGGTCCATGACGTTGCGGTAGGTCCGGTACACGCCGGGATAATTGAACCCGGTCATTTCCGTTTTCAATGCCACGGAGAAAACGTTTATCATCTGGAAATATCACTTGGATATCAGCACCGCGGAGTCGAACGGGCCATGCTCGGCGGACCGACCTCGCGCAGCGCTCACTATATGGAAACCTTGGCCGGTGATACGTCCGTAGGCCATATGACCGCATATTGCCAGGCCATAGAGGCTTTGCAGGGCTGTATAGTGCCGGCTCGGGCTTACGCCTTGCGCGCCGTGGCGCTCGAGATTGAGAGACTCGCCAATCATACCGGAGATCTTGGCGCGCTGGCCGGCGACGTGGGATATTTGCCTACGGCAGCTCATTGCGGCCGTCTGCGCGGCGACTTTCTAAACCTGACTGCGCTCCTTTGCGGGAATCGTTTCGGACGAGGGCTGGTGCGGCCGGGCGGTGTGGTTTTTGATTTGGACGCCGATCAGGCCAAACTCTTGCTGGAGAAAATAGGGCGGATTTACAATAATGTGACCACGGCCGTAGATCTCCTCTGGAAGACGCCGTCCGTCGTGGGACGATTTGAGAAGACGGGAAGGGTGCTGCGCCAGACCTGTGAAGACCTGGGACTGGTGGGGCCGGCTGCACGCGCCTGCGGCCTGGAACGGGATGTCCGCTACGAGTTCCCGTCAGGAATCTATGCCCTAAGCCATATTCCGATTGCGCTAGGGGAAACTGGCGATGTCTTTGCGCGCGCATACGTAAGGTGGCTGGAAATCCAGCGTTCCGTGGCCTTCATTCAGAAACAGATGGAGATGCTCCCGGGCGGACCCATACGGGCTGCGACCGGGGAACTGCCGCCTGAGCGGCTCGTGGTTTCCCTGACAGAGGGCTGGCGCGGGGAAATCTGCCACGTGGCGGTGACGGACGTCGAGGGGCGCTTCGCCCATTACAAGGTGGTGGACCCGTCCTTTCACAACTGGATGGGACTGGCCATGGCCTTGCGCGACCAGCAGATCTCGGATTTTCCGCTCTGCAACAAGAGCTTCAATTTGTCGTATTGCGGACACGACCTGTGA